In a genomic window of Pedobacter sp. KBS0701:
- a CDS encoding septal ring lytic transglycosylase RlpA family protein: MKYLLLLSFCFLFLQGKAQNSDSSNEPDSIKKTVLATYYHRKFEGRRTTSGAKYRSKKLTAAHRTLPFGTMVTVTNPDNGKSVIVKVNDRGPFSKRLAIDLSERAAKQIGIYRKGIAKVSLSYTAE, translated from the coding sequence ATGAAGTATCTGTTGTTATTAAGTTTTTGTTTCCTGTTTTTACAAGGTAAAGCACAAAATTCTGATTCCTCAAACGAACCGGATAGCATCAAAAAAACAGTTCTCGCCACTTATTACCACAGAAAATTCGAAGGCCGCCGAACCACCAGTGGCGCTAAATACCGGTCAAAAAAACTAACGGCCGCCCATCGTACCCTGCCATTCGGTACCATGGTTACAGTAACCAATCCAGATAATGGAAAATCGGTTATAGTAAAGGTAAATGACCGTGGTCCTTTCTCTAAAAGATTAGCCATAGATTTATCTGAACGTGCTGCAAAACAGATTGGTATATACCGTAAAGGCATCGCTAAAGTAAGCCTCAGTTATACGGCTGAGTAA
- a CDS encoding methionine-R-sulfoxide reductase: MKTMLNKLFLLSAVVLITGLSACAQKQDKEAAKQSKETEQIIPKKKMNWNPLTPEEERVIVNKGTEYPGTGKYEHTTDKGTYTCKRCNAALYRSESKFDAHCGWPAFDDEIKGAVKRIPDADGSRTEIVCANCGAHLGHVFLGEGFTNKDTRHCVNSISMNFVPDKK, encoded by the coding sequence ATGAAAACGATGTTAAATAAACTATTTTTGCTTTCTGCTGTTGTTTTAATAACAGGTCTTTCTGCTTGTGCACAAAAGCAAGATAAAGAAGCTGCAAAACAATCAAAGGAAACAGAACAAATCATACCAAAGAAGAAAATGAACTGGAATCCATTAACACCCGAAGAAGAAAGAGTAATCGTAAATAAAGGTACGGAATACCCTGGTACAGGTAAATACGAGCATACAACAGATAAAGGAACTTATACCTGTAAACGTTGTAATGCGGCCTTATACCGTTCGGAAAGTAAGTTTGATGCACATTGCGGATGGCCTGCTTTCGATGACGAAATTAAAGGCGCGGTAAAGCGTATTCCTGATGCAGATGGTTCGCGTACAGAAATAGTTTGCGCCAATTGCGGCGCGCATCTTGGTCACGTATTTTTAGGAGAAGGATTTACCAATAAAGACACCCGTCATTGTGTAAATTCCATCTCAATGAATTTTGTGCCGGATAAAAAATAA
- the sucD gene encoding succinate--CoA ligase subunit alpha, whose translation MSVLVNKDSKVIVQGFTGNEGTYHAEQMLAYGTNVVGGVTPGKGGQLHLEKPVFNTVKDAVDQTGANVSIIFVPPAFAADAIMEAAEGGIKVIVCITEGIPTKDMIQVKEYIADRDVTLIGPNCPGVITADEAKIGIMPGFIFKKGHVGVVSKSGTLTYEAVDQVVKAGLGITTAIGIGGDPIIGTPTVEAVKLLMNDPETHGIIMIGEIGGGMEAEAARWIKEHGTKPVVGFIAGQTAPPGRRMGHAGAIVGGADDTAAAKMKIMRECGIRVVESPAEIGAAMAEELAK comes from the coding sequence ATGAGCGTTTTAGTAAATAAAGATTCTAAGGTTATCGTTCAGGGTTTTACCGGAAACGAAGGAACTTACCATGCTGAGCAGATGCTGGCATACGGTACAAACGTAGTTGGTGGTGTAACACCTGGCAAAGGTGGGCAATTGCATTTAGAAAAGCCTGTTTTTAATACTGTTAAAGATGCCGTTGATCAAACGGGTGCAAATGTATCTATCATTTTTGTACCACCGGCTTTTGCTGCTGATGCAATTATGGAAGCTGCCGAAGGTGGCATTAAAGTTATTGTTTGTATTACCGAAGGTATCCCTACAAAGGATATGATTCAGGTTAAAGAATATATTGCTGACCGTGATGTTACGCTTATTGGCCCTAACTGTCCGGGTGTAATTACTGCTGATGAGGCTAAAATTGGTATCATGCCAGGTTTTATCTTCAAAAAAGGTCACGTTGGTGTGGTTTCTAAATCAGGAACTTTAACTTACGAAGCGGTAGACCAGGTGGTTAAAGCTGGTTTAGGTATCACTACAGCTATTGGTATCGGTGGTGACCCAATTATCGGAACACCAACTGTAGAAGCGGTAAAATTATTAATGAACGATCCTGAAACGCACGGTATCATCATGATTGGTGAAATTGGTGGTGGTATGGAAGCTGAAGCAGCCCGTTGGATCAAAGAACACGGTACTAAACCTGTTGTTGGTTTCATCGCTGGTCAAACTGCGCCTCCGGGACGTAGAATGGGCCACGCAGGTGCTATTGTTGGCGGTGCTGATGATACTGCAGCTGCTAAAATGAAAATCATGCGTGAGTGTGGTATCCGTGTAGTAGAAAGTCCTGCTGAAATCGGTGCTGCAATGGCAGAAGAATTAGCAAAATAA
- a CDS encoding cupin domain-containing protein, translating to MKKSILVVIVVTATFISFKASAQNSDTTKYILQNDVEVAKEESGTHNGGGKTIGFNFFDKAKNLKTVFKKRTLKPGSSIGYHLQKEDEIYYVISGNGTMQMNGKIFAVKPGDAILTRPGSSHGIAPNAGNDLTILIVYEKK from the coding sequence ATGAAAAAATCCATATTAGTTGTAATCGTTGTTACTGCAACCTTCATTTCGTTTAAAGCATCTGCACAAAATAGCGATACTACAAAATATATCCTCCAAAACGATGTCGAAGTAGCGAAAGAAGAATCCGGCACGCACAATGGCGGAGGGAAAACCATTGGTTTCAATTTTTTCGATAAGGCTAAAAACCTCAAAACGGTATTCAAAAAACGAACTTTAAAACCGGGGTCATCTATCGGTTACCATTTGCAAAAAGAAGATGAAATTTATTATGTAATCAGCGGAAACGGAACCATGCAAATGAATGGAAAAATTTTTGCAGTTAAGCCTGGCGATGCGATTTTAACGCGTCCGGGCAGCTCGCATGGCATTGCACCCAATGCGGGCAACGACTTGACCATTTTGATTGTTTATGAAAAGAAATGA
- a CDS encoding VIT family protein, whose protein sequence is MELEKHYTNRTGWLRAAVLGANDGIISTTSLVIGIAAASDTRSPIVLAALAGLVAGSLSMAAGEYVSVSSQADIEKADLAREKMELETMPEVELKELAKIYVVQGLDEDLAMQVAVQLTGKDALAAHARDELGINEITQPKPLQAAFASGASFISGGILPFLVAFFAPIKSMVFYQYGFAIVFLALSGTIAAKAGGSNVIKAVIRICFWGTVAMVVTALAGYIFGAKTS, encoded by the coding sequence ATGGAACTAGAAAAGCATTATACAAATAGAACAGGCTGGTTAAGGGCCGCTGTACTGGGCGCCAATGATGGTATTATTTCTACGACCAGTTTGGTGATCGGTATAGCTGCTGCGAGTGATACGAGAAGCCCCATTGTACTGGCGGCTTTGGCCGGTTTAGTGGCAGGCTCATTATCGATGGCTGCTGGTGAATATGTTTCGGTAAGCTCTCAGGCCGATATTGAAAAAGCAGATCTGGCCCGGGAGAAAATGGAACTCGAAACCATGCCCGAAGTGGAACTTAAAGAGCTCGCGAAAATATATGTGGTCCAGGGATTGGATGAAGATTTAGCCATGCAGGTAGCAGTACAGCTTACCGGGAAAGATGCTTTGGCCGCGCATGCCAGAGATGAACTAGGCATTAACGAAATTACGCAGCCAAAACCGCTTCAGGCAGCTTTTGCATCTGGCGCATCTTTTATCAGTGGCGGCATTTTACCTTTTTTGGTTGCTTTTTTTGCCCCGATAAAATCGATGGTGTTTTATCAATATGGTTTCGCCATTGTATTTTTAGCTTTATCTGGCACAATTGCAGCTAAAGCAGGGGGATCAAATGTAATTAAAGCAGTAATTAGAATCTGTTTCTGGGGAACGGTGGCAATGGTGGTAACCGCTTTAGCTGGATATATTTTCGGGGCTAAGACGAGTTAG
- the rlmF gene encoding 23S rRNA (adenine(1618)-N(6))-methyltransferase RlmF, whose protein sequence is MAQEEQNNRKEKSELHPRNKHRSRYNFKQLIATSKELRRFVFKNEHNDDSIDFADQNAVKALNRALLKYFYDIQQWDIPLDFLCPPIPGRADYIHYIADLLGSSNKGKNPKGAKINVLDIGVGANCIYPIIGHQEYGWNFVGSEIDPLSVESARRIIEANKPLQGAIEIRQQSSKMGIFRGIVGRTEHFDAVVCNPPFHSSLKEAEQGTRQKWRNLGGNEKEVKHVLNFGGNKAELWCPGGERAFVEQIIIQSAQIKNQVLWFSSLVSKSANLKSIYNNLVKADAFEVRTVQMSQGQKISRFVAWTFHDEAAQAEWVKGWKA, encoded by the coding sequence TTGGCTCAAGAAGAACAAAATAACCGCAAAGAAAAAAGCGAGTTACACCCACGCAACAAACACCGTTCGCGTTACAATTTCAAACAACTTATTGCAACTTCAAAAGAATTAAGACGTTTCGTTTTTAAAAACGAGCATAACGACGATTCGATCGATTTTGCTGATCAAAATGCTGTAAAAGCATTAAATAGGGCATTGCTGAAATACTTTTACGATATCCAGCAATGGGATATCCCTCTGGATTTTCTTTGTCCACCTATTCCGGGCAGGGCAGATTATATCCATTATATAGCTGATCTTTTGGGCTCGAGCAATAAAGGAAAAAATCCAAAAGGCGCTAAAATTAATGTACTTGATATTGGTGTAGGTGCCAACTGCATTTACCCGATCATTGGTCACCAAGAATATGGCTGGAACTTTGTAGGTTCAGAAATAGATCCGCTTTCGGTTGAATCGGCAAGACGCATTATCGAAGCCAACAAACCACTGCAAGGTGCGATAGAAATCCGTCAGCAATCATCAAAAATGGGTATTTTTAGAGGGATTGTGGGCAGAACAGAGCATTTTGATGCTGTTGTTTGTAATCCACCGTTCCATTCTTCTTTAAAAGAAGCTGAGCAAGGCACCCGCCAGAAATGGCGCAACCTGGGCGGAAACGAAAAAGAAGTAAAACATGTATTGAACTTTGGTGGAAACAAGGCCGAACTGTGGTGCCCGGGTGGAGAACGTGCCTTTGTAGAACAGATCATTATCCAGAGCGCGCAAATCAAAAATCAGGTTTTATGGTTCAGTTCACTGGTTTCTAAAAGTGCAAACCTAAAAAGTATTTACAATAATCTGGTTAAGGCAGATGCTTTTGAAGTACGTACCGTGCAAATGAGCCAGGGACAAAAAATAAGCCGTTTCGTAGCCTGGACTTTCCATGATGAAGCTGCACAGGCGGAGTGGGTTAAAGGATGGAAGGCCTAA
- the dctA gene encoding C4-dicarboxylate transporter DctA, translating into MIFIKRIFSNLTFQVLVAIIIGISVGTYFPGFAPTAKLISEGFINLISMLIAPIIFFTIVLGIAHMGDMKKVGRVGGKALLYFEIVSTVAIAIGLLVANVLKPGAGMVAKAGDATKITRYAEQAKDMNWAEFFLHIIPHNVIAAFAEGNILQILLFAILFGYGLNKLGEEGTSLLNAFDKISKVLFKIMKVIMRLAPIGAFGGMAFSIGTHGLESIVGMAKLMGSVYLTCILFIFIVLNGICKYYKFSLWQYLKYIRQEILIVLGTSSSESALPSMMQKMEAIGCDKSVVGLVIPTGYSFNLDGTAIYLAMAVIFLCQVFHVDLSLGQQITVLGVLMVTSKGAAGVTGSGFIVLVSTLTALKIMPVEHISILIGVDRFMSEARAITNVIGNGVATIVIAKSENQFDQEKYLKAIQPITMEKVEEG; encoded by the coding sequence ATGATTTTTATAAAGCGAATATTCTCCAATTTAACCTTTCAGGTTTTAGTGGCCATCATCATAGGGATTAGCGTGGGTACCTATTTTCCTGGTTTTGCGCCAACTGCTAAATTAATCAGTGAGGGTTTTATCAACCTGATTAGCATGTTAATTGCGCCAATTATATTCTTTACTATTGTTTTGGGAATCGCACACATGGGCGATATGAAAAAAGTAGGCAGGGTAGGTGGCAAAGCACTGTTGTATTTCGAAATTGTAAGCACAGTAGCCATTGCAATTGGTTTATTGGTCGCTAATGTTCTAAAGCCGGGTGCCGGAATGGTAGCTAAAGCGGGTGATGCCACAAAAATTACCCGTTATGCAGAACAGGCGAAGGATATGAACTGGGCCGAATTCTTCCTCCATATTATTCCACATAATGTGATTGCTGCTTTTGCAGAGGGTAACATTTTACAGATTTTGCTGTTTGCGATTCTTTTTGGTTATGGTCTGAATAAATTGGGCGAAGAGGGAACAAGCCTTTTAAACGCCTTCGATAAAATATCGAAAGTACTCTTTAAAATTATGAAAGTAATTATGCGTTTAGCGCCAATTGGGGCTTTTGGAGGGATGGCTTTCAGTATTGGTACGCATGGTTTGGAAAGTATAGTGGGCATGGCTAAACTAATGGGCTCAGTTTATTTAACCTGCATCCTGTTCATTTTTATTGTTTTAAATGGAATTTGTAAATACTATAAATTTAGTCTTTGGCAATACCTGAAGTATATCAGACAGGAAATTTTAATCGTGCTGGGTACTTCTTCTTCCGAATCAGCCCTGCCGAGCATGATGCAGAAAATGGAAGCCATCGGTTGCGATAAATCGGTTGTTGGTTTGGTTATTCCTACTGGCTATTCTTTTAATCTTGATGGAACGGCAATTTATCTGGCCATGGCAGTAATATTTCTTTGCCAGGTTTTTCATGTCGATTTATCCTTAGGTCAGCAGATTACGGTTTTAGGCGTGCTCATGGTTACTTCTAAAGGTGCCGCAGGCGTAACCGGAAGTGGTTTTATTGTATTGGTATCAACCCTTACTGCCTTAAAAATTATGCCTGTTGAACATATTTCCATATTAATTGGTGTAGACCGTTTTATGAGTGAAGCTAGGGCTATAACCAATGTAATTGGAAACGGAGTGGCCACCATCGTAATTGCTAAAAGTGAAAACCAGTTTGACCAGGAAAAATATTTGAAAGCGATTCAACCCATAACGATGGAAAAAGTAGAGGAAGGTTAG
- a CDS encoding cyanophycinase — translation MKKIFLSLLFASFALLANAQNNAAKGNLFIIGGGNRSDALMTEMLNTAALKANDYIVVLPMASEIPDAGFNTLATQLRKLDQRLIRNFNFSKHDVNDKKWVDSLARAKLIYILGGDQNRFMKSVLNTPVYTAIHKAYQSGATIAGTSAGAAVMSKYMITGQQLLDTVYKETFNKLWDKNIEFSPGMGLLENTIIDQHFLKRNRYNRLISALAAHPDLICVGIDESTAIIVHGNKATVAGESQVIRLANPKELKKTDKGLLKFKQVDFGIFTAGDVIDIKP, via the coding sequence ATGAAGAAAATATTTTTAAGCTTGTTATTTGCCAGTTTTGCACTATTGGCAAATGCGCAAAATAATGCGGCTAAAGGTAACCTCTTTATTATTGGTGGTGGCAACCGTTCCGATGCATTAATGACGGAAATGCTGAACACCGCTGCTTTGAAAGCAAATGATTATATTGTTGTATTACCCATGGCGAGCGAAATTCCAGATGCTGGTTTTAATACCCTCGCTACCCAATTAAGAAAGCTTGATCAGAGATTGATCAGGAACTTCAATTTTAGCAAACACGATGTAAATGATAAAAAGTGGGTTGATTCTCTCGCTCGTGCAAAGTTGATTTATATTTTAGGAGGTGATCAGAACCGTTTCATGAAATCTGTACTGAATACCCCAGTTTATACCGCTATCCATAAAGCTTACCAGAGTGGTGCTACCATTGCCGGAACCAGTGCCGGTGCCGCTGTAATGAGCAAATATATGATTACGGGCCAACAGCTTTTGGATACGGTTTATAAAGAAACCTTTAATAAGCTGTGGGACAAAAATATCGAATTTTCCCCGGGAATGGGGTTATTGGAAAATACCATCATCGATCAGCATTTTCTAAAACGCAACCGTTACAACCGTTTAATCTCTGCCTTAGCTGCCCATCCGGATCTGATTTGCGTTGGTATTGATGAAAGTACCGCCATTATAGTTCATGGCAATAAGGCAACCGTTGCAGGCGAAAGTCAGGTAATCCGTTTGGCAAATCCGAAGGAACTTAAAAAGACGGATAAAGGTTTGTTAAAGTTTAAACAGGTCGATTTTGGCATTTTTACCGCCGGGGATGTAATCGACATTAAACCTTAA
- a CDS encoding isoaspartyl peptidase/L-asparaginase family protein produces the protein MRALKLVVVLIISVFALNVAAQQKKYVMVIHGGAGTILKKNMTPEKEAAYVAALTKALNAGYAEIKAGKSSLDAVEATIHVLENDPHFNAGKGAVFTHDGRNELDAAIMEGKTLMAGAVAGVTTIKNPISAARAVMEKSEHVMMSGDGADKFAKEVGLEIVDPKYFWTKERWDGLQEAIKEDSTKAVLDHGSKKSSLLGTINHDYKFGTVGCVALDKAGNLAAGTSTGGMTNKKYGRVGDSPIIGSGTYCNNETAGISCTGWGEFYIRNVVAKTISDLMEYKSLSVAEASKIVLDKVGKMGGDGGLIALDKKGNVAMPFNTEGMYRGTVTADGKIEVNIYK, from the coding sequence TATTCGCATTAAATGTTGCTGCACAGCAGAAAAAATATGTAATGGTGATTCATGGTGGTGCAGGTACGATTCTGAAGAAAAACATGACACCAGAAAAAGAGGCGGCTTACGTGGCTGCCCTGACAAAGGCGCTAAATGCAGGTTATGCTGAAATTAAAGCAGGTAAATCAAGTTTAGATGCTGTCGAAGCCACCATCCACGTGCTCGAAAACGATCCGCATTTTAATGCGGGTAAAGGTGCTGTTTTTACCCATGATGGCAGAAATGAACTCGATGCAGCCATCATGGAAGGAAAAACCTTAATGGCTGGTGCAGTTGCTGGCGTTACCACAATCAAAAATCCGATTTCTGCTGCAAGGGCAGTGATGGAAAAATCGGAACATGTAATGATGTCTGGAGATGGAGCGGATAAATTTGCGAAAGAAGTAGGATTGGAAATCGTTGATCCTAAATACTTTTGGACAAAAGAACGTTGGGATGGTTTGCAGGAAGCCATTAAAGAAGATTCAACTAAAGCCGTTTTGGATCATGGTAGTAAAAAGTCTTCTCTTTTAGGGACAATTAATCACGATTACAAATTCGGAACAGTCGGTTGTGTGGCCTTAGATAAAGCCGGGAATCTGGCTGCAGGAACGTCAACAGGCGGGATGACCAATAAAAAATACGGACGCGTTGGCGATTCGCCAATTATCGGATCAGGAACCTATTGCAACAATGAAACAGCTGGTATTTCCTGTACAGGCTGGGGTGAGTTTTACATCCGTAATGTTGTGGCTAAAACCATTTCCGATTTAATGGAATACAAAAGTTTATCGGTTGCCGAAGCGTCTAAAATCGTATTGGATAAAGTAGGTAAAATGGGCGGAGACGGTGGTTTAATTGCGCTTGATAAAAAGGGCAACGTAGCCATGCCATTTAATACCGAAGGGATGTACAGAGGTACGGTAACTGCAGATGGAAAAATTGAAGTAAACATTTATAAATAA